A DNA window from Brassica napus cultivar Da-Ae chromosome A4, Da-Ae, whole genome shotgun sequence contains the following coding sequences:
- the LOC106448110 gene encoding putative plant UBX domain-containing protein 14, producing MRDDQQKLISSFMEIAIGQTKDTAIQFLKETSWNLEEAINLFLIHRENQPQRQQNATELHRSDYQEEEHIPPPLPSIRDTLYDSSYMYQTPVQVCPEEIWDAESEPSEDSDTDVGADSKPEPSEEPRRLSSLYRAPLKLLFQGTFEEAKSTSSRQNLWLLVNLQSTTEFTSHMLNRDLWANEVVSQAIESSFILSQVYDDTTEGKKVSTFYRIESAPPVVLLIDPITGQNMRSWSGAIEAHGFVEDLMKYMDDGPHQYMASSTRNKRMKTEKISSESSQTGMPELAESLETKEEEETCSSRNQTISHIGLPLPWGPEFEKSAEVKQEETCVEFPDLTEEPKGDCDKSLVCSLCVRFPDGRRKQRKFLKTEPIQLLWSFCHSQIVGSEKKAFKLVQAIPGASKTLEYGASATFDQSGLANSMISVTWE from the coding sequence ATGAGAGATGACCAGCAGAAACTGATCTCATCATTCATGGAGATTGCTATTGGTCAAACCAAAGACACCGCAATACAATTCCTAAAGGAAACGAGctggaaccttgaagaagctATTAACCTCTTTCTCATTCACAGAGAGAATCAACCTCAACGTCAGCAAAACGCAACAGAGCTGCATAGGAGTGAttatcaagaagaagaacatatCCCTCCTCCTTTACCTTCGATTAGGGATACTCTCTACGACTCTTCTTACATGTATCAAACTCCGGTTCAAGTATGTCCTGAAGAGATCTGGGACGCGGAATCCGAACCGTCAGAAGATTCGGACACTGATGTTGGAGCAGATTCCAAACCAGAACCCTCAGAAGAGCCGAGGAGGTTGTCTTCTTTGTACCGTGCTCCACTGAAACTTCTTTTCCAAGGTACGTTTGAAGAGGCGAAATCAACATCTTCTAGACAGAACCTATGGCTGCTAGTCAACCTCCAGTCCACGACCGAGTTTACTTCTCACATGCTAAACCGAGATTTATGGGCTAACGAAGTCGTTTCTCAAGCCATTGAGTCTAGCTTCATCCTATCTCAAGTCTATGATGATACCACCGAAGGAAAGAAAGTCTCTACTTTCTACCGCATCGAATCTGCTCCTCCTGTGGTGCTTCTCATCGATCCCATCACTGGTCAGAATATGCGTTCTTGGAGTGGCGCAATTGAAGCTCATGGTTTCGTGGAGGATTTGATGAAGTACATGGATGATGGTCCTCATCAATACATGGCTTCTTCAACAAGAAACAAACGTATGAAGACAGAGAAGATTTCCTCTGAAAGCAGCCAGACTGGGATGCCCGAACTTGCAGAGTCTTTAGAAacaaaggaggaggaggagacttGTTCTTCACGCAACCAGACTATTAGTCACATTGGGTTACCACTGCCTTGGGGGCCCGAGTTTGAAAAGTCTGCAGAAGTGAAGCAGGAGGAGACTTGTGTAGAGTTTCCAGATTTAACAGAAGAGCCAAAGGGAGACTGTGATAAAAGCCTTGTGTGCAGTCTATGTGTTCGGTTTCCAGATGGGAGAAGAAAGCAGAGGAAGTTTCTCAAGACCGAACCTATTCAGCTTCTCTGGTCTTTCTGTCATTCTCAGATTGTTGGGTCCGAGAAGAAGGCGTTTAAGCTAGTACAAGCGATCCCTGGTGCTTCCAAGACTCTGGAGTATGGAGCTAGCGCAACTTTCGACCAATCTGGCCTCGCAAACTCGATGATCTCGGTTACTTGGGAGTGA
- the LOC106445761 gene encoding putative plant UBX domain-containing protein 14: protein MMDAPHDSSHEEGKEEQVPIPLPSTGNTLCDTPVPEEISDSESESLDSLTFDETPQTTNEYQQNLISSFTEVAVGQTMETVIQFLETANWNLEEAINHFFVESNTTRLPPLRFLFEGSFDEAKSASSQENLWLLVNLQSTKNYASHSLDIDLWSNKVVSQAIESSIILWQVYDDTTEGQKISTFYKIESALPVVLLIDPITGFKMRSWSGVIEAQSFIDDLMNYTNSGPHEHIASLTRKEPVLCNETNQTSDDVVTPSGAETCSSTNCDDVVETIETKTLPTHEEEEEETCFEFPVLTEEPKGDCDRSLVCSLCVRFPDGRRKQRKFLKTEPIQLLWSFCYSQMVESEKKAFKLVQAIPGASKTLDYGADATFGQSGLANSMVLVAWE from the coding sequence ATGATGGATGCTCCACATGATTCTTCTCATGAAGAAGgaaaagaagaacaagttccCATTCCTTTACCTTCGACTGGGAATACTCTCTGTGATACTCCGGTTCCTGAAGAGATCTCTGACTCCGAATCAGAATCGTTAGACTCACTGACATTCGATGAGACTCCTCAAACAACCAATGAGTACCAACAGAATCTAATCTCATCATTCACCGAGGTAGCTGTTGGTCAAACAATGGAAACAGTCATACAGTTCTTAGAGACGGCAAACTGGAACCTCGAAGAAGCCATCAATCACTTTTTCGTTGAATCAAACACGACGAGGTTACCTCCTCTGAGGTTTCTTTTCGAAGGTTCGTTCGATGAGGCAAAATCAGCATCTTCCCAAGAGAATCTGTGGTTGCTAGTGAATCTCCAATCCACGAAAAACTATGCTTCTCATTCGCTTGACATAGATTTATGGTCGAACAAAGTCGTTTCTCAAGCTATCGAGTCAAGCATCATCTTATGGCAAGTCTATGATGATACCACTGAAGGACAGAAAATCTCTACTTTCTACAAGATTGAGTCTGCTCTTCCCGTGGTGCTCCTCATTGATCCCATCACTGGTTTTAAGATGCGGTCGTGGAGCGGAGTGATTGAAGCTCAGAGTTTTATCGACGATTTGATGAACTATACTAACTCTGGTCCTCACGAACACATTGCTTCTCTGACAAGAAAAGAACCCGTTTTATGTAATGAAACCAACCAGACTAGTGATGATGTTGTCACTCCTTCAGGGGCGGAGACTTGTTCGTCAACCAACTGTGATGATGTCGTCGAAACGATTGAGACGAAGACTTTACCCACAcatgaggaggaggaagaggagactTGTTTTGAGTTTCCAGTCTTGACAGAAGAGCCAAAAGGAGACTGTGATCGAAGCCTTGTGTGCAGTCTATGTGTTCGGTTTCCAGATGGGAGAAGAAAGCAGAGGAAGTTTCTCAAGACCGAACCTATTCAGCTTCTCTGGTCTTTCTGTTATTCTCAGATGGTGGAGTCTGAGAAGAAGGCGTTTAAGCTAGTACAAGCGATTCCTGGTGCTTCAAAGACTCTTGATTATGGAGCTGACGCCACGTTCGGACAATCTGGGCTCGCTAATTCGATGGTGTTGGTTGCTTGGGAGTGA